GGCCCGCGAGAGCGCCGCCGAGTGCGTGCCGGCGATCTGGTCGGCTCTGATCGAGATTGAGGACGGCGAGCGTCGTTCGCCGACGCGAACGGCGGAGCAGTTGGTCGCGGAAATCGATCGAAGCGATCAACTCCGCATGATCTGCAACTATCCGGCGATGGCCGCGTCGCTCCCGAGATTGCTGGTCGAGGCCGCTGCCGTCGGCGGTCCGGCATTCGCTCGGGTGGCATACCAAGCTGCGACGTGCCTGCGGCATCTCGGATATCGGCATCTTGCCCTCAATGCGGCTCGAGTGGCCGTGTCGGCCGCCGAGCAGGTGGAAGATCCGGCCTGGATGGCGGCCTCCCGGTTCGCGTATGTGCAGAGTCTGCCGATCGAGGCCGCGTCGCTTGCCGCCAAGGCTGCTGACCGGTCGCTGATCGAGTTGCAGTCCGACGCCGCCGACGTGCGGGTACGGCAGATGCTCGGCCAGCTACACCTCTCGGCGGCACTGACCTCAACTGTGGAGGGCCGCACGGATGTAGCTCGTGACCATCTGGCCGAGGCCACCCGGGAAGCATCGAGCCTTGGAGACCCGGTGGACGGGGGAGGCTTCAACGGTTGCGGGTTCGGGCCGACCAACGTCGGGCTCTGGAAGATGTCCATTGCCGCAGAACAGGGCGAGATGGGCAGGGTGATTGAGCTGTCGCGGACGATACGCCCCAGGGTGCTGGCGGCAGCGAATCGTCAGATGGCCTATTGGCTGGACCTTGGCCGATCGTTGGCGGATAGCGGTCGTCGGGACGCGGAGGCGCTCGGCGCATTCGTGCAGGCCGAGCGAGTCGCGCCCACACCGTTCGCATTGAACCCCCTCGCGCGGGACGCGGTCGTGACCCTCGCTCAACGGGCGAGACGGCGGGCTATTTCGGACGACCTGCGGCGGATCGCTGGCCGAATGGGCATCAGTCTGGCTGCATAACTGGCGGTAATCGAACCATCACCTTCTCGCCCTACTGTCCGGTTCGGGGGCGGTTGCCTCCTCCGGCTTGGTGAGACGATGGTCAGCCCCTCCTGGCACGCTCTCCACAGCCGCTATCGGTGGAGGCGGGATGAGCGGGCAGGACGACGCCGGGGCGGGCAGCCCGGGTGAGCAAGCCGAGGCGACGGAGCGGGAGGCTGCGCGGCGGCGGATTCTGGCGCAGGCCGAGGCGGAGCGGATTCCGGTGGAGGAGACCACGAGGGCGGTACCGGACCGGCGGTGGCGGCATGACCAGCAGGGGTGAGCTGCCGATCGGGCGGCGGGTGGCGCAGTGGCGGGCGCGGCGGCGGATGACCCAGCAGGCGCTTGCGGATCGGCTGGGCAAGTCGAAGAGCTGGGTCGACAAGGTGGAGCGGGGTGCCCGCCGATTGGACAAGTTCTCGGTGATCCAGCAGATCGCCGAGGTGCTGCGGGTGGACCCGGCGGTGCTGCTCGGCCAGCAGTCACCGGCACCGGCCGGTGGGTCAGCGCGGGACGGCCTCGACGGAGTGCGGGCGGCGATGGCCGGGGTGTTTCGGGCGTCGGAGCGTCCGGTGGGGTTGGGCGAGCTTCGTCGGCACGTCGGGCATGCCTGGCTGACGTACCAGCATGCGCGGTATCCGCAGGTGGTGCGGGCGCTGCCGGGGATGTTGGACGCGGCGCAAGGGCTCTCGGCAGCCGCGCCGCCGTTGCTGGTGCAGGTGTACCGGATCGCGTCCTCGGTGCTGGTGAAGCTGGGGGAGGCGGATCTCGCCTGGCTGGCCGCCGATCGGGCCGTGGCGGCGGCGGGTGGCGATCGGGTGTTGGCGGGTACGGCTGCCGTCTCGATCGGGTCGGCGTTGCGGGCGGCGGGCCGGGAGCGGTTGGCGTTGGCGGCGACGGTCGCCGCCGCTGGGCGGCTCGTGCCGGTCCCGGGCGGAACAGCGAGGCCGGTGGGTCCGAGCGGGAGGCCGGTGGGTCTGGGCGGGAGGCCGGTGGGCCTGGGCGGGAGGGCGGTGGGCCCGAGCGGGAGGGTGAGGCTGGGCGGGGTGGGGCTGAGTGGGAGGGCGCCGGGTGGGACGGTGGGGCTGGGCGGGACGGTGGGGTCGGGTGGGCTGTTGGAGGAGTCGGCGGTGGGCGGGACGCTGTTGCTTCAGGCGGCCTTTGCTGCCGCGACGTGTGGCGAGGTCGGCCAGGCCGGGGTGCTGCTTGACCGGGCCGCCGAGGTCGCGCAGGGATTCGACGCGGGGGAGGACCCGCACCGGACGTGTTTCGGATCCGTGGTCGTGGAGTTGGCGCGGGTGGTGGTGGCCGTCGAGGGTGGTGACGCGGTGGAGGCGGTGTGTCGGCACGAGGTGGTGATGCGGCGGGACGGGTGGCGGCGGTTGCCGGCCGAGTATCGGGGTGCGTATCTGATGGACGCCGCGCGGGCGTACCTGCTGGCCGGTGACCTGGCGGGGGCAGGGCGGATGCTGGTCGCAGCCGACAGTGTGGCACCGGCCGAGGTCCGGTCGCGTCCGTCGGCGCGTACTCTCCTCGCCGAGATCGCCCGGGGGCGACCCGCACCGGCCGGCGTCGCCCGCCTGGCCACCCTCGTCGGCCTCACTCGATGAGCGGTGGTCAGTCCCTTCGGGGTGTTTGGGTGCGTTTCTTGCTGCCAGGGCAGCAAGAAACGCACCCAAACACCGATGCCGTGCCAGGAGGCGGCGGGCAGCTCGATCCCGGATCGAGCGTGATCATGGAAGGTGTCGACCAGCCACGAGCCGGCGATGGTGGCCGGGTACGGGTCGGCGGGCAACCCGGCGGCGGTGCCGTCGTAGACCTCGATCAGGCGGAGCCAGGCCGTGGTCGGCAGGTTGTCGTGCACCTGTGCCACCCACTGGATGTGGTCGCTGTCGACCATCTTCGGCAGCAGGACCAGCGCCGCCAGGGCGGCGGCGACAGCGGCCGGGGTGTACCGGATCAGGCGCGGAGATAGCCGAGCAGCTCGTGATCAGCGTGGTCACCGTTCGGCGCGCCACCAGCGGGTGAGCAGCACGGCGGCGGCGATGAAGCCGAGGGCGGCGGGGGCGGCGGCGA
This is a stretch of genomic DNA from Micromonospora sp. WMMD1082. It encodes these proteins:
- a CDS encoding helix-turn-helix transcriptional regulator, with amino-acid sequence MIKKADTIGARVRYWRIRRGGMTQAVLAGLTGVSQSYVSQIESGRKTIDRRSTLVALAAALQVTVADLLGQGTEPGDPARESAAECVPAIWSALIEIEDGERRSPTRTAEQLVAEIDRSDQLRMICNYPAMAASLPRLLVEAAAVGGPAFARVAYQAATCLRHLGYRHLALNAARVAVSAAEQVEDPAWMAASRFAYVQSLPIEAASLAAKAADRSLIELQSDAADVRVRQMLGQLHLSAALTSTVEGRTDVARDHLAEATREASSLGDPVDGGGFNGCGFGPTNVGLWKMSIAAEQGEMGRVIELSRTIRPRVLAAANRQMAYWLDLGRSLADSGRRDAEALGAFVQAERVAPTPFALNPLARDAVVTLAQRARRRAISDDLRRIAGRMGISLAA
- a CDS encoding helix-turn-helix domain-containing protein is translated as MTSRGELPIGRRVAQWRARRRMTQQALADRLGKSKSWVDKVERGARRLDKFSVIQQIAEVLRVDPAVLLGQQSPAPAGGSARDGLDGVRAAMAGVFRASERPVGLGELRRHVGHAWLTYQHARYPQVVRALPGMLDAAQGLSAAAPPLLVQVYRIASSVLVKLGEADLAWLAADRAVAAAGGDRVLAGTAAVSIGSALRAAGRERLALAATVAAAGRLVPVPGGTARPVGPSGRPVGLGGRPVGLGGRAVGPSGRVRLGGVGLSGRAPGGTVGLGGTVGSGGLLEESAVGGTLLLQAAFAAATCGEVGQAGVLLDRAAEVAQGFDAGEDPHRTCFGSVVVELARVVVAVEGGDAVEAVCRHEVVMRRDGWRRLPAEYRGAYLMDAARAYLLAGDLAGAGRMLVAADSVAPAEVRSRPSARTLLAEIARGRPAPAGVARLATLVGLTR